One stretch of Halodesulfovibrio sp. MK-HDV DNA includes these proteins:
- the wecB gene encoding non-hydrolyzing UDP-N-acetylglucosamine 2-epimerase, translating to MMPDKKLRISAVIGTRPEAIKMAPVLRSIAARTDMEISLISTGQHHSQLDQVFSFFDLTPDVDLELMNVTKNLNELSSKALMGMDSILEATSPDLLLVQGDTTTAFTGALAAFHRQIPVGHIEAGLRSGNIMNPYPEEANRKLISTFSTLNFTPTLSAQKNLLAEGATPSSIVVTGNTVVDALNSISSKVTKLPTAVAKVIQSENRLVLVTAHRRESWGEPLKNICASINKIVRAYDDIEIVFPIHKNPKVREIAFDNIKEHQRVHIIEPQDYFDFISTMKHASLILSDSGGVQEEAPTFGVPVLVMRKTTERTEALDAKLSKLVGTDTDKIVKEAFAILNNKQKATKPISPTNPFGDGLASKRIVQAISAWSSGQHPYLNEQDSFRFP from the coding sequence ATGATGCCCGATAAAAAATTACGAATATCTGCTGTCATCGGCACCCGACCCGAGGCCATAAAAATGGCACCGGTTCTGCGAAGTATTGCTGCCAGAACTGACATGGAAATTTCCCTCATTTCTACAGGGCAACACCACTCCCAACTCGATCAAGTTTTTTCTTTCTTCGACCTGACACCAGACGTTGATCTGGAGCTTATGAACGTTACTAAAAATCTTAACGAACTTTCATCAAAAGCATTGATGGGTATGGATTCGATTTTAGAAGCTACTTCGCCAGATCTCCTTTTAGTGCAAGGAGATACCACCACAGCCTTTACAGGAGCGCTGGCTGCTTTTCACCGACAGATTCCTGTTGGGCACATTGAAGCCGGATTACGTAGCGGCAACATCATGAATCCATATCCTGAAGAAGCGAATCGTAAGCTTATCAGCACATTCTCAACGCTTAATTTTACTCCGACACTCTCAGCACAGAAAAACCTTTTGGCTGAAGGCGCCACGCCATCAAGTATTGTTGTCACCGGCAACACTGTTGTTGATGCACTGAACAGCATTTCCAGCAAGGTCACAAAACTTCCTACTGCTGTCGCAAAGGTTATCCAATCCGAAAATCGTCTTGTTCTGGTTACGGCGCACCGTCGCGAATCATGGGGTGAGCCACTAAAAAACATCTGTGCTTCCATCAATAAAATAGTCCGCGCTTACGATGATATTGAAATTGTGTTTCCGATACACAAAAACCCGAAAGTGCGTGAAATCGCATTCGATAATATCAAAGAACATCAACGCGTGCACATCATTGAACCACAAGACTACTTCGATTTTATCTCAACCATGAAACATGCATCGTTAATTTTGAGTGATTCCGGAGGTGTGCAGGAAGAGGCACCTACTTTTGGAGTACCCGTATTGGTTATGCGCAAGACAACAGAGCGCACAGAAGCGCTCGATGCCAAACTGTCCAAACTTGTAGGCACAGATACTGATAAAATAGTCAAAGAAGCATTCGCTATCCTTAACAATAAGCAAAAGGCAACCAAGCCGATCTCACCGACTAATCCCTTTGGAGACGGCTTAGCTTCTAAGCGCATTGTACAAGCTATTTCTGCTTGGAGCAGTGGACAGCATCCATATCTTAACGAACAAGACTCTTTTCGTTTTCCATAA
- the dctP gene encoding TRAP transporter substrate-binding protein DctP, translated as MKKFCSLSLALLIIFAGVLSASAQDTYTFKVTHEEYTDTVPDLYAKEFARRVTEKSNGRIKFEIFQVGQLGVGVDLVEHLLTGSTQMAIVSPGNVATIIPEGQMFALHYLLPSSVEKTYKFLAQSQVVKKDLAAVYAEKNLRLMDLWPLGASDWLSDKKITTPADFKGLPFRTMDTPLIIKNYEAYNANPTPVAYTDVYSALQLNMVDGVENPLGALRDMKWYEVQNYLIMSNHIMYLEGVFFNDRFFKSLPEDLQNILTETVAEMHQYAYELQKKANADAAELLAKHTEVVELTDEQVAAFKKAALPVRTYYKETLSSRCASMLEKLEKELASFN; from the coding sequence ATGAAAAAGTTCTGTTCACTTTCTTTAGCGTTGCTGATCATATTTGCCGGTGTGTTGTCTGCATCTGCCCAAGACACATATACTTTTAAAGTTACTCACGAAGAATACACAGACACAGTACCAGACCTGTATGCAAAAGAATTTGCACGTCGTGTTACAGAAAAAAGTAACGGTAGAATCAAGTTTGAAATCTTTCAGGTTGGCCAGCTTGGTGTAGGCGTTGATTTAGTAGAGCACCTGCTTACTGGCTCTACCCAGATGGCTATTGTTAGCCCTGGTAACGTTGCTACCATTATTCCTGAAGGCCAGATGTTTGCACTGCATTACCTACTGCCTTCCAGCGTAGAAAAAACATACAAATTCTTAGCTCAGAGCCAAGTTGTAAAAAAAGACCTCGCTGCTGTTTACGCAGAAAAAAATCTGCGTCTTATGGATCTGTGGCCGTTGGGCGCAAGCGACTGGCTTAGTGATAAAAAAATCACAACTCCAGCCGACTTTAAAGGTTTGCCTTTCCGTACCATGGATACCCCGCTGATTATCAAAAACTACGAAGCATACAACGCTAACCCGACTCCTGTTGCGTACACCGATGTATACAGTGCTCTCCAGTTGAACATGGTTGACGGCGTAGAAAACCCACTCGGCGCTCTTAGAGATATGAAATGGTACGAAGTACAGAATTACCTTATTATGTCTAACCACATCATGTACTTGGAAGGCGTGTTCTTCAACGATCGCTTCTTCAAATCTTTGCCTGAAGATCTGCAGAATATCCTTACTGAGACCGTTGCTGAAATGCATCAGTACGCTTACGAACTCCAGAAAAAAGCAAACGCTGATGCAGCTGAGCTTCTTGCTAAGCATACAGAAGTAGTTGAACTGACCGACGAACAGGTTGCTGCATTCAAAAAAGCTGCTCTGCCTGTTAGAACATACTACAAAGAAACACTTAGCAGCCGCTGTGCTAGCATGCTGGAAAAATTAGAAAAAGAACTCGCTTCTTTTAACTAG
- a CDS encoding glycosyl transferase family protein, which produces MLNEVGIILFLILKIVFLGVAFIFVISGIDEFFIDLCYFFRETYRKLFITRHNKRLTEEQLLAKPEQAIAIMIPCWDESAIIRQMLENTIKTINYSNYVIFIGTYPNDPATQREVNLIREKYGNVERIVTPNDGPTNKADCLNWLYEGILVFEKDNNKEFEIFIMEDSEDIIHPLMLKLCNYVIPKLDMIQIPVHPVPRHWTNFTGNHYLDEFAENHTRDLIVREALTGAVPSAGVGTALSRKTLKTVAAARNHQPFNTNSLTEDYEFGLQLKEFGLKQAFVRQWIWRNKMVKGFFSRTPKQKQVKEFISIREFFPNTLHTAIRQKTRWVMGIALQGWSTMGWHGNLAYRYMLWRDRKTLVTNLANFTGNFLFVFILGLIIYNVLSKEYNLPPLVDDSPWSTALISTCLFFLVWRILMRVLFVVRTYDWFQGLLSIPRLFWANIINFIATTKAIAIYTKLRATGQKAAWDKTDHVYPSEDELRAYRRKLGDLLLDRRFLTIEQLDSALEVKNKSSKRLGEVLIDLGYITEDQLIQALGIQFTVETQDIDPYSTPLELLDMVPFKSAVTYNVYPLAIENDQLIMATNEMLDEKSLRDIEKSVGRYIALRIAAKSDIAFAIRRGYERRFTLKESNFLGKALVEKSEISSEDLSEALRTQRRRYLPLGEILIRQGVLTEETFAKANKEFLEQKEIKRTGEFLLAQKHITPKQLNIALVEQARNCPLLGEVLIEQGVITPENLEHFLSAWETK; this is translated from the coding sequence ATGTTAAACGAAGTGGGCATAATTCTTTTTTTAATACTCAAGATCGTTTTTCTTGGTGTTGCATTCATCTTTGTTATCAGTGGCATCGACGAGTTCTTCATAGACCTCTGCTATTTTTTTCGGGAAACCTATCGCAAGTTATTCATAACAAGACACAATAAGCGCCTGACAGAAGAACAACTGCTGGCTAAGCCTGAACAAGCAATTGCCATTATGATTCCTTGCTGGGATGAATCTGCTATCATTCGGCAAATGCTCGAAAACACCATAAAAACAATTAATTACTCAAATTATGTTATATTTATAGGCACGTACCCTAACGATCCCGCTACTCAGCGAGAAGTAAATTTAATACGCGAAAAATATGGCAACGTAGAACGCATTGTTACGCCCAACGACGGACCTACAAACAAAGCTGATTGCCTTAACTGGCTTTACGAAGGCATTCTAGTTTTTGAAAAAGATAACAATAAAGAATTCGAGATCTTCATCATGGAAGACTCCGAAGACATTATCCATCCACTCATGTTGAAGCTGTGTAATTACGTTATTCCTAAACTTGATATGATTCAGATTCCGGTACACCCTGTACCGCGTCACTGGACAAATTTCACTGGTAACCACTACCTTGATGAATTTGCAGAAAACCATACACGTGATCTTATTGTACGCGAAGCCCTTACAGGAGCCGTACCATCTGCCGGAGTGGGAACAGCACTCAGCCGCAAGACACTTAAAACTGTTGCAGCTGCAAGAAACCATCAGCCTTTCAACACAAACTCCCTTACTGAAGACTATGAATTCGGTCTTCAGCTAAAAGAATTCGGCCTCAAGCAGGCATTTGTACGCCAATGGATTTGGCGCAACAAAATGGTCAAAGGCTTCTTTTCTCGCACCCCGAAGCAAAAACAAGTTAAAGAATTTATCTCCATCCGCGAATTTTTTCCCAACACACTTCACACGGCAATCCGTCAGAAAACTCGATGGGTTATGGGTATAGCACTTCAAGGATGGAGTACCATGGGCTGGCATGGCAACCTTGCGTATCGCTACATGCTGTGGCGAGATCGCAAAACATTAGTAACCAACCTTGCGAACTTTACTGGTAACTTTTTGTTCGTCTTCATTTTAGGACTGATTATCTACAACGTCCTTTCAAAAGAATATAACCTGCCACCATTGGTAGATGATTCTCCATGGTCAACTGCGCTTATTTCGACCTGTCTCTTTTTCCTCGTCTGGCGAATTCTCATGCGCGTCCTTTTTGTTGTACGCACATACGACTGGTTCCAAGGCTTGTTGTCTATCCCACGTTTATTTTGGGCTAACATCATCAACTTCATCGCCACTACTAAAGCAATCGCCATATACACAAAACTGCGTGCCACAGGGCAAAAAGCTGCATGGGACAAAACAGATCATGTATATCCTTCAGAAGATGAATTGCGTGCCTACCGTCGTAAATTGGGTGATCTGCTTTTAGACCGCAGATTCTTAACCATTGAGCAGCTTGATTCCGCCTTAGAAGTAAAAAACAAATCGAGCAAGCGCCTTGGTGAAGTGCTTATTGATCTTGGCTACATAACGGAAGACCAACTTATTCAGGCATTAGGCATTCAGTTTACAGTCGAAACGCAGGATATTGATCCTTACAGTACGCCACTTGAATTACTCGATATGGTTCCGTTTAAATCTGCCGTTACATACAACGTCTACCCATTAGCAATTGAAAATGATCAGCTCATCATGGCTACAAACGAGATGCTTGACGAAAAGTCGTTGCGCGATATTGAAAAGAGTGTCGGACGCTACATTGCATTACGCATTGCAGCAAAAAGCGACATCGCCTTCGCTATCCGTAGAGGCTACGAACGCCGTTTTACCTTAAAAGAATCGAATTTTCTGGGTAAAGCACTTGTAGAAAAAAGCGAGATTTCCTCCGAAGATCTTTCCGAAGCCCTTCGGACTCAAAGACGCCGTTACCTCCCTCTGGGCGAAATCTTAATCCGGCAGGGTGTTCTCACTGAAGAGACATTTGCAAAAGCAAACAAAGAATTTTTAGAGCAAAAAGAAATTAAGAGAACAGGAGAGTTCCTGTTAGCCCAAAAACATATCACTCCAAAACAATTGAATATTGCCCTTGTTGAACAAGCACGAAACTGCCCATTATTGGGCGAAGTACTTATCGAGCAAGGGGTAATTACACCGGAGAATCTTGAGCATTTCCTAAGTGCTTGGGAGACCAAGTAA
- a CDS encoding lipopolysaccharide assembly protein LapB: MYRIIAIFSLTLCFSITGVLYPQSAVAERNWFEQQIIELKVYPYKDKAYEHLKEGKLSEAAVEFAKVLEIDPTDTNVRLDYCQVLYDQRDYTQAKAQALEVLKSHPDNASALMLATSSLQKLGRNAEALDLLLDTIQKKILTKLAQENAFVSAVHLLIKQKEYALLLNILDTEGSTLSPAKHAYILGLAYKGANRLNEALKAYKEALAFTDSDALSQKDRLIALSDIADIYMKVRKFDEAQEILLKAHNIAPTVTSITYRLAELSYETKQYDKALEWINLSLKNRQESTQLLLKAFILEELGRGNESIELFDKLTKTAATMDEKAELFTKKGFVAVRLGNIDMAIEAFEQSLAIVPTAETMEALATAQGLKGDWTKAIETYKLLISTLELGADQARAHMELGTAYMREGNSSKAIAELSKALDSGFLSSENQVSALQNLGFLYYGSKQYSEAKDAFLAALARHPDNDQTLLALGRTQLYAGEYKDAIATFQKLDSANHDFATSMLLAYAYEKNGQHEQAIKIYKTILNSDQLHGDNAMVVFERLATLETRHGKPETAGELYLKAYEAAEKKKAIPAPSRW, translated from the coding sequence ATGTACCGAATTATCGCTATATTCAGTCTGACACTATGCTTTTCCATCACTGGTGTACTCTACCCGCAGTCAGCTGTTGCTGAAAGAAACTGGTTTGAGCAACAGATTATTGAACTTAAAGTCTACCCTTACAAAGACAAAGCATACGAGCATCTCAAAGAGGGGAAACTGAGTGAAGCAGCTGTAGAGTTTGCCAAAGTTCTTGAAATTGATCCCACCGACACAAACGTACGTTTAGATTATTGTCAGGTATTATATGACCAGAGAGACTATACTCAGGCCAAAGCTCAAGCTTTAGAGGTTCTTAAAAGTCATCCTGATAATGCCAGCGCCTTGATGCTTGCAACAAGTTCGCTACAGAAACTTGGGCGTAACGCTGAAGCATTAGATCTGTTGTTAGATACGATACAAAAAAAAATTCTTACAAAACTCGCACAAGAGAATGCCTTTGTCAGTGCAGTTCACTTGCTTATAAAGCAGAAAGAATATGCCCTGCTACTAAATATCCTTGATACCGAGGGCTCTACTCTTTCCCCCGCAAAGCACGCATACATTCTTGGGTTAGCCTACAAAGGAGCTAATCGTCTCAATGAAGCGCTGAAAGCCTATAAAGAAGCGCTCGCCTTTACAGATTCAGACGCCCTCTCACAGAAAGATCGTTTAATCGCCTTAAGCGATATCGCAGATATTTATATGAAGGTTCGTAAGTTTGATGAAGCTCAAGAGATATTACTTAAAGCTCACAACATAGCGCCAACAGTAACGTCCATTACCTATCGACTGGCGGAACTTTCTTACGAAACAAAGCAATACGACAAGGCTCTGGAATGGATTAACCTTTCCCTAAAGAATAGACAGGAATCAACTCAGTTACTGCTTAAAGCATTTATTCTTGAAGAGCTGGGAAGAGGCAATGAATCCATCGAACTCTTTGATAAGCTGACCAAAACAGCCGCAACAATGGATGAAAAAGCTGAGCTATTCACGAAAAAAGGGTTCGTAGCTGTAAGGCTTGGCAATATAGATATGGCCATCGAAGCTTTTGAGCAGTCCTTAGCCATCGTACCAACTGCTGAAACTATGGAGGCATTAGCCACGGCTCAGGGGCTTAAAGGCGATTGGACGAAAGCTATTGAAACATACAAATTACTTATTTCAACATTGGAGTTAGGTGCGGATCAGGCTCGCGCCCATATGGAACTTGGCACTGCCTATATGAGAGAGGGAAATAGCTCCAAAGCAATTGCTGAATTATCTAAGGCTCTCGATTCCGGATTCCTCTCATCAGAAAATCAGGTAAGCGCACTGCAAAACCTCGGCTTCCTATATTATGGTTCAAAGCAATATTCTGAAGCAAAGGATGCATTCCTCGCAGCGTTGGCGAGACACCCCGATAACGACCAAACACTGCTGGCCTTAGGACGAACTCAGCTTTACGCGGGGGAATACAAGGACGCCATTGCAACATTCCAAAAACTTGATTCAGCGAATCACGATTTCGCTACTTCCATGTTGCTGGCTTACGCTTATGAAAAAAACGGACAGCATGAACAGGCTATCAAAATCTACAAAACTATTTTGAATTCTGACCAGTTACATGGTGACAATGCTATGGTTGTTTTTGAACGCTTAGCGACTCTAGAAACTCGACATGGCAAGCCTGAAACCGCAGGCGAACTCTACCTTAAAGCATATGAAGCTGCTGAGAAAAAAAAAGCCATCCCTGCTCCTTCGCGCTGGTGA
- a CDS encoding YgeY family selenium metabolism-linked hydrolase, producing the protein MFEKITARTKHYAQDIYDFASTLIQIESLSGDEERVAKCVEAKMHELGFDSVFLDEMGNVCGTIGHGKKLVCVDGHMDVVGNGDESQWSRAPLSGDQDAERIFGRGAADMKSAIAAMVYAGKVIKDLELTDDLTYMACASVQEEPCEGLAWEYMIEERNLQPDFVILAEPSNDEISLAQKGRLELKIFVSGKSAHASTPHLGDNAIYKMASIIKELEELSHNFEVEDPELGKGCLVVSEVTSKTASRCSVADYCEISIDRRLTWGESPEYALGQITDLPAVKAAGARIELYTFTDPSYTGKTCNKECIFPAWKLEKDHDVTTASVQAYEELFGKKATLTTWPFSTNGVAIMGKHNIPVIGYGPGTLDACHVADEYVSKEQVLHAAMMYAAIATTYTKNTL; encoded by the coding sequence ATGTTTGAAAAAATCACCGCTCGGACAAAGCACTACGCGCAAGATATTTACGATTTCGCCAGTACGCTAATTCAAATTGAAAGCCTTTCCGGTGACGAAGAACGCGTTGCGAAATGCGTAGAAGCGAAGATGCATGAACTTGGTTTTGATTCCGTATTTCTCGATGAAATGGGCAATGTTTGTGGAACAATCGGCCACGGCAAAAAGCTTGTATGCGTAGACGGACATATGGATGTTGTCGGCAACGGCGACGAAAGCCAGTGGTCACGCGCTCCACTATCCGGCGATCAGGATGCAGAACGCATCTTCGGACGAGGCGCAGCTGATATGAAGTCCGCCATTGCTGCCATGGTCTATGCAGGCAAAGTCATCAAAGATCTCGAACTCACAGATGATCTTACATACATGGCGTGCGCAAGCGTGCAGGAAGAACCATGCGAAGGACTCGCATGGGAATACATGATCGAAGAACGCAACCTTCAGCCGGATTTCGTTATTCTTGCAGAGCCAAGCAACGACGAAATCTCTCTGGCACAGAAGGGACGTCTCGAACTCAAAATTTTTGTTTCGGGTAAAAGCGCCCACGCCTCTACCCCGCATCTTGGTGACAACGCAATCTACAAGATGGCTTCTATCATTAAAGAGCTGGAAGAACTCAGCCATAATTTTGAAGTTGAGGATCCAGAGCTTGGAAAAGGCTGCCTTGTAGTTTCCGAAGTTACTTCAAAGACCGCTTCCCGTTGTTCCGTTGCCGATTACTGCGAAATTTCCATAGACAGACGCCTTACATGGGGAGAATCCCCTGAATACGCACTTGGACAAATTACAGATCTTCCTGCTGTTAAGGCTGCTGGCGCACGCATCGAACTCTATACGTTCACAGACCCTTCCTACACAGGAAAGACGTGCAACAAAGAATGCATTTTCCCTGCATGGAAGCTGGAAAAAGACCACGACGTCACAACAGCATCCGTTCAGGCATATGAAGAATTATTCGGCAAAAAAGCAACGCTTACCACATGGCCGTTCTCGACAAACGGTGTTGCCATCATGGGCAAACACAATATTCCAGTCATCGGATACGGCCCGGGCACACTTGATGCCTGCCATGTAGCTGATGAATACGTCAGCAAAGAACAGGTGCTTCATGCAGCCATGATGTATGCTGCTATTGCCACAACCTACACTAAAAATACTTTGTAA
- a CDS encoding RidA family protein, which yields MKTEIYTEKSPAPVGPYSQAIKHGDTLYVSGQLPIDPETGKICEGSIQECARQSLENLKAVVEAAGATMDQIVKTTVLMANLEDFADANTVYAEYFNKPYPSRSAYQVAKLPLNVRIEIEAVVAL from the coding sequence ATGAAAACAGAAATTTACACTGAAAAATCTCCAGCTCCAGTAGGCCCATATTCTCAGGCAATCAAACACGGCGACACCTTGTATGTTTCCGGCCAGCTTCCAATTGATCCGGAAACCGGAAAGATATGCGAAGGCTCTATTCAGGAATGCGCTCGCCAATCTCTTGAAAACCTCAAAGCTGTTGTCGAAGCCGCAGGCGCAACCATGGATCAGATTGTTAAAACCACTGTTCTCATGGCAAATCTTGAAGATTTTGCAGACGCAAACACCGTCTACGCTGAATACTTCAACAAGCCATACCCTAGCCGTAGCGCCTATCAGGTAGCCAAGCTTCCACTCAATGTTCGCATTGAAATTGAAGCTGTTGTTGCTTTATAG
- a CDS encoding tetratricopeptide repeat protein has product MASLKPQANSTLKHMKLLRKKKPSLLLRAGESFYSAQKYDKTLKTLSRYLRVSSDAHNFEALSMMGTIYSKRGHASKAAEVYVRALTHSTLSPKQRQTLLINLGYLYIAMDKTDVGIRYMRQAIAAGGETPRLRMDMGLALYKAEKYQEAIKELRRARNLGIKYEADSALSFCFQKLNKPGLALYYLKEAKKCAPASVLQGSAKIYDQLGYLYTSEGSYTESIANYKIALCITPTSLGAYKLGQAQRLAGNLEAAESTLLTVNPEQLDTPEIRVLYYEELGRTYKESQQFEKAQAAFSKGIAEKPNAEGYYLLGQVQESSEDLEGAIKSFQTAVELEPANAYRISLGYAYYKNEELEKAEVIFVDLQKKDPDYINLVENLAYITKQLYDNDASVAWFKKSIDNAPYYPEETKKSLRKKIYDFKEEVRHITNRWDVTAFYAYSPDDDNFVSDAQGIQVGVLDNTAGVEVGYIPKKFGFRNGKIFSLIGRVSANRLENGVFDFSAESTQGAAGVRYKPFSEANIALGVERLFKIGEDAEDNTLLRLMGSVDDGWAMQAAESSWNYSFLYAELDEYIQDEKRTVFLIHGRQGWTWNIDDAWLITPHLFATYNEVSPDRNNFSRIEGGPAISFRWLEGEDQYLAYKRDWEVLIRYLYGKYTKENSDDYNGLGVTLRLNF; this is encoded by the coding sequence ATGGCAAGCCTGAAACCGCAGGCGAACTCTACCTTAAAGCATATGAAGCTGCTGAGAAAAAAAAAGCCATCCCTGCTCCTTCGCGCTGGTGAATCTTTCTATTCAGCCCAAAAATATGACAAAACATTAAAGACTCTCAGTAGATACCTTCGCGTATCATCTGATGCGCATAATTTTGAAGCATTAAGCATGATGGGAACCATATACTCCAAACGTGGACATGCAAGCAAAGCAGCAGAGGTTTATGTTAGAGCACTTACCCATTCCACACTTTCACCAAAACAGCGTCAAACTCTTCTTATCAATCTTGGTTACCTCTATATCGCAATGGATAAAACCGATGTAGGGATACGCTACATGCGGCAAGCCATCGCTGCGGGTGGAGAAACTCCACGCCTTCGGATGGACATGGGGCTGGCTCTATATAAGGCGGAAAAATACCAAGAAGCTATTAAGGAACTTAGACGCGCAAGAAACCTTGGCATCAAATACGAGGCTGATTCAGCACTGAGTTTCTGTTTTCAAAAACTCAACAAACCCGGTCTGGCTCTGTATTATCTGAAAGAAGCTAAAAAATGTGCACCTGCGTCTGTGCTCCAAGGCTCTGCTAAAATCTACGACCAGCTAGGGTATCTTTACACCAGCGAGGGAAGCTATACCGAATCTATTGCTAATTATAAAATTGCATTATGTATTACGCCTACTTCGCTAGGGGCATACAAGCTTGGTCAGGCACAGCGCCTAGCGGGAAATCTGGAAGCTGCTGAATCTACCTTGCTGACGGTAAACCCGGAACAATTGGATACGCCGGAAATCCGTGTACTGTACTACGAAGAATTGGGTCGTACGTATAAAGAGTCACAACAATTTGAAAAGGCTCAAGCAGCGTTCAGTAAAGGCATTGCAGAAAAACCAAATGCCGAAGGATACTACCTTCTAGGACAAGTTCAAGAAAGTTCTGAAGACCTTGAAGGAGCCATCAAATCCTTTCAAACGGCTGTAGAACTGGAACCTGCCAACGCATATAGAATATCGCTCGGGTACGCGTATTATAAAAATGAAGAGCTTGAAAAGGCTGAAGTAATTTTTGTAGATCTTCAGAAAAAAGATCCTGATTACATAAATCTTGTAGAAAATCTCGCGTACATAACCAAGCAACTGTACGACAATGACGCATCCGTGGCTTGGTTTAAAAAGTCCATTGATAATGCCCCGTACTATCCTGAAGAAACGAAAAAATCACTCAGGAAAAAAATCTACGATTTTAAAGAAGAAGTCCGACACATAACGAATCGCTGGGATGTTACAGCATTCTATGCGTATTCACCGGATGACGATAATTTCGTTTCCGATGCACAGGGCATTCAGGTTGGCGTTCTTGATAATACTGCCGGTGTTGAAGTTGGATATATTCCAAAAAAATTCGGCTTCAGAAACGGAAAAATCTTTTCACTCATTGGTCGAGTCAGTGCGAACCGGCTAGAAAACGGTGTCTTCGACTTTTCTGCTGAATCAACTCAGGGTGCCGCCGGAGTTCGATACAAACCTTTTTCCGAAGCAAACATTGCCCTTGGTGTAGAACGCCTATTTAAAATAGGGGAAGACGCTGAAGACAATACTCTCTTGCGGCTTATGGGTTCCGTGGATGACGGCTGGGCAATGCAAGCCGCAGAATCCAGTTGGAACTACAGCTTCCTCTACGCTGAGCTGGATGAGTATATTCAAGATGAAAAACGTACTGTGTTCTTAATTCATGGACGTCAGGGATGGACATGGAACATAGATGATGCGTGGCTTATTACCCCTCACCTCTTTGCTACATATAATGAAGTTTCTCCAGACAGAAATAATTTTAGTAGAATAGAAGGCGGACCGGCAATTTCTTTCCGCTGGCTTGAGGGAGAAGATCAGTATCTCGCCTACAAACGCGATTGGGAAGTCTTGATCCGGTATCTGTATGGCAAATACACAAAAGAAAATAGCGACGACTACAATGGATTAGGCGTTACCCTAAGACTTAACTTCTAG